One Arcobacter sp. FWKO B genomic window, ATGATAAAGATGTGATGGTGGAAACATTACAAACTTTAGAAAATATCTTCAATAATATTCTTCTTGCAAAAAATGGACAAGAAGGTTTGGAGGTATATCAACAAAATCCAGATATTGATTTTGTTTTAACAGATATTACTATGCCTGTTATGAATGGAATTGAAATGATAAGCCATATAAGACAATATAATAAAGAAATCCCCATACTTGTGATATCTGCATATAGTGATGTACCATATTTTTTGGATACTATAAGATTGGGAATAGATGGATATATATTAAAACCTATAGAATCAAGCCAATTTTTTGCCATCCTTGCTAAGGTAGTTGACAAAATCAATCTTCAAAAAGAGAATAATATTTATAAACATAAGCTTGAACAAAGAGTTCAAGAAGAGATTGAAAACAGACAATATCAAGAAAAAATATTAATCCAGCAAAGCAAACTAGCAGCAATGGGAGAAATGATAGATGCAATAGCTCATCAATGGAAACAACCAATCAATATCATTGCTATGAATATTGATATGCTTCATTATGATTATGAAGATAATCTTATTGATAAAGAATATCTTGAAAATTTTACCACAAAACTACAATCTCAAATAAAACATATGGTGAATACACTTGATGAATTTAGAAGTTTTTTTAGACCTAATAAAACTCAAACCAAATTTATACTATCATCTGTTATCGATGGAACTTTACTTCTTATAAAAGATGATTTGATAAGGAATAAAATTCAAGTTATAAAAAATTATGAAAATGATTTTGAAATGGTTGGGTGTGAAAATGAATTTAAACATTTGATACTCAATATCTTCAGTAATGCTAGAGATGCTTTTAATGAAAGAAATATTCAAAATAGAGTGTTAAATATTGATTTAACAAAAAGTGATGGTTTGAGTTTTTTGGAAATATCAGATAATGCTGGCGGAATACCAGATGATATTATAGGAACTATTTTTAAGCC contains:
- a CDS encoding hybrid sensor histidine kinase/response regulator, with protein sequence MSDYNLKNLLESANNLKILYVEDDKDVMVETLQTLENIFNNILLAKNGQEGLEVYQQNPDIDFVLTDITMPVMNGIEMISHIRQYNKEIPILVISAYSDVPYFLDTIRLGIDGYILKPIESSQFFAILAKVVDKINLQKENNIYKHKLEQRVQEEIENRQYQEKILIQQSKLAAMGEMIDAIAHQWKQPINIIAMNIDMLHYDYEDNLIDKEYLENFTTKLQSQIKHMVNTLDEFRSFFRPNKTQTKFILSSVIDGTLLLIKDDLIRNKIQVIKNYENDFEMVGCENEFKHLILNIFSNARDAFNERNIQNRVLNIDLTKSDGLSFLEISDNAGGIPDDIIGTIFKPNVTTKEEGKGTGMGLYISTQIAHKYGGELYANNIPDGVKFTFAIK